A genomic region of Elaeis guineensis isolate ETL-2024a chromosome 9, EG11, whole genome shotgun sequence contains the following coding sequences:
- the LOC105033855 gene encoding uncharacterized protein isoform X1: protein MAGSTRAESASSSLDGSTFAATYSSGQRGTYSGSNLDRSGSFRESLDNRIMVSGPGTSRSAAPSTEVPPVSQYLTLEPISMSEQKYTRSGELRRVLGISVEEHSFGAVQSKPLPPIASEELKRFKASVLESSNRARDRARFLQDSVVKLDKYRNILSRKRQRSEPSSEKSGTTNLLKLGGQVHQNPAEVASQRSEDRTKNVVPNKRVRSSMAEVRSEGRSAVLVRQGTATDKDKNMIRACNGGPMTSEDKIRGLPPGCDVWEKKMKRRRSVGTMVNRVAEGDRDSKQAIQQRPNNEPRPRSCDNLGYRSGSSSGIVGSNKIDGNSQLSGASSRVIPKNDLDNGSLSNDRRERSAGLDKERIIAKGINKLNAREDAQPGSQSPLTKGKASRAPRTGSAVVINASSNFPRTSGEGWEQAPSLNKVQPLAGATNRKRPMPTGSSSPPVTQWGGQRPQKISRTRRANVVSPVSNFDEAQILPEGFSAPDVGARLITMESSGLLFPRGIHNSTLQSKLKPDNVPSPAGLSESEESGATETKLKEKGTESGELEDGPLSTVHKATFVLPTKKNKVFLKEAIGDGVRRQGRSGRGSMQSKACLTLMKEKSENIDTMKPLKSGRPGSDKNESRVGRPPSKKVSDRKASTRPAQIINSGSSDLTGESDDDREELLSAANAARNSSYNGCSSSFWKKMELIFAFVTSEDITYVKNEVNFVEELDESLSNMHDIDCNIMGELACQTVLSPHSSFSIEQSQANVDGQNKSVGTLCSVDEPQHANTAYGKVEREKWLEKMVPLSQRVLSAFIAEEGTEKFNCDNEQGDMVFQFSSDFFPYGTNSNVENEHETDFMKSEFEMDLDFKNQKNHSGDNIPCNGFVMSSSIRSSNIRNFTSGDEVLAENNVMVHSDNGSLSEFGQTNSNQLQAMGTSFSGISPYECQFEHMSLDDRILMELHSIGLYPESVPDLAEGEDCEIDKTILELKIGLYQQVRKKKNQLHKLEKAIQDAKDTEERSLEQLAMHKLVEMAYKRLMGGRGSHGSSHKSGVSKVSKQLALAFAKRTLARCQKFEQTGRSCFSEPAFCDVIFAAPHNSIDAKYADGITSGTATPINGESRSYQLGSRVSASGTLASGATSSITERHGSSHKIDRGPLDSYQGLAYVSEQTVVKNDPISGRGKKREVLLDDVVTSAASRAASTLSHTLPGGPKWKRTERERDQNKDAPARNPTAKAGRPSLSSGRGERKTKTKPKQKIAQLSTSGNGLGKVTETTSLMLPSGETVNSAGTRVDQEVELRSVSNGAQNSSKEMDDNIFTNLPLHGIDSIDELDVAEGLGGQGQDIGSWLNVDEDALQDHDLVGLEIPMDDLSELKLNF from the exons ATGGCGGGAAGCACAAGAGCAGAGTCGGCTTCAAGCAGTTTGGATGGATCGACCTTTGCTGCCACATATTCAAGTGGGCAGCGGGGAACGTACTCCGGCTCCAACTTGGATAGGTCTGGAAGCTTTCGTGAGAGCCTAGATAATCGCATCATGGTTTCAGGGCCAGGTACATCCAGAAGCGCAGCTCCATCAACGGAAGTTCCACCAGTGTCCCAGTATCTAACACTGGAGCCTATTTCTATGAGTGAGCAGAAGTATACTCGCTCAGGAGAGTTAAGAAGGGTTCTTGGTATTTCTGTTGAGGAGCATTCGTTTGGTGCTGTACAATCTAAACCGCTCCCCCCTATAGCATCGGAGGAGCTAAAACGTTTCAAAGCAAGCGTGCTAGAGTCATCAAACAGGGCCAG GGATAGGGCAAGATTCTTGCAAGATTCGGTTGTGAAATTGGATAAGTATCGCAACATTCTCTCAAGGAAACGACAAAGAAGTGAACCATCAAGTGAGAAGTCAGGTACCACAAATTTGTTAAAGTTGGGAGGTCAAGTTCATCAGAACCCTGCAGAAGTTGCAAGTCAAAGATCGGAGGACAGGACAAAAAATGTTGTTCCAAATAAGCGCGTTCGCTCATCTATGGCGGAAGTACGG TCGGAAGGCCGCAGTGCTGTTCTTGTGAGGCAAGGTACAGCAACAGACAAGGATAAGAATATGATCAGGGCTTGCAATGGTGGACCCATGACCTCTGAAGACAAGATTCGTGGGCTCCCTCCTGGCTGCGATGTTTGGGAGAAAAAAATGAAACGAAGACGGTCTGTTGGTACAATGGTTAACAGAGTTGCAGAGGGTGATCGAGACTCCAAACAAGCAATTCAACAGAGGCCCAACAATGAACCCCGTCCACGATCATGTGATAACCTTGGATACCG GTCTGGATCATCCAGTGGAATTGTAGGAAGCAACAAGATTGATGGCAATTCCCAATTAAGTGGTGCTAGTTCTCGTGTCATACCGAAGAATGACTTGGATAATGGCTCTCTTTCAAATGATAGAAGAGAGCGCTCTGCTGGACTAGATAAAGAGCGGATTATAGCTAAAGGAATCAATAA GTTAAATGCTCGTGAGGATGCTCAACCAGGAAGCCAAAGTCCTTTGACGAAAGGAAAAGCATCTAGAGCTCCAAGGACAGGTTCAGCTGTTGTCATAAATGCTTCTTCAAATTTTCCTCGCACATCTGGTGAGGGATGGGAGCAAGCCCCTTCCCTAAACAAAGTCCAGCCTTTAGCTGGGGCGACCAATCGTAAGCGTCCCATGCCGACAGGATCATCATCACCCCCTGTAACTCAATGGGGAGGTCAACGGCCACAAAAAATCTCCCGGACGAGAAGGGCAAATGTAGTTTCTCCAGTCTCAAATTTTGATGAAGCTCAGATTTTGCCTGAAGGATTTTCAGCTCCCGATGTTGGGGCAAGATTAATAACTATGGAGTCCAGTGGGCTTTTATTTCCCAGGGGCATACATAATAGCACTCTGCAGTCAAAGTTGAAACCTGATAATGTGCCATCTCCAGCTGGATTATCAGAAAGTGAGGAATCAGGTGCTACTGAAACCAAGCTTAAAGAAAAAGGAACTGAGAGTGGCGAGTTGGAGGATGGGCCCCTGAGTACGGTCCATAAAGCAACTTTTGTTTTGCCTACAAAGAAGAATAAGGTTTTTCTAAAAGAAGCAATTGGAGATGGAGTTCGGAGGCAAGGCAGGAGTGGAAGAGGTTCAATGCAGTCAAAAGCATGCTTAACCTTAatgaaagaaaaatcagaaaatatcGACACAATGAAGCCTCTCAAAAGTGGGAGGCCTGGTTCTGATAAGAATGAAAG TAGGGTAGGTCGCCCTCCTTCCAAAAAGGTATCTGATCGCAAGGCTTCTACTCGTCCTGCACAAATTATAAATAGCGGTTCCTCAGACTTGACAG GTGAATCAGATGATGATCGTGAAGAGCTGTTATCAGCTGCAAATGCTGCTCGCAATTCTAGCT ATAACGGTTGTTCTAGTTCTTTCTGGAAGAAAATGGAACTAATTTTTGCTTTTGTTACTTCAGAAGATATAACCTATGTGAAGAATGAG GTAAATTTTGTGGAGGAGCTTGATGAAAGCTTGTCTAATATGCATGATATTGACTGTAACATAATG GGTGAGCTTGCATGCCAAACAGTGCTATCACCtcactcttctttttctattgaaCAAAGTCAGGCAAATGTTGATGGACAGAACAAATCTGTTGGGACTCTGTGTTCAGTTGATGAGCCACAGCATGCCAACACAGCATATGGAAAAGTAGAAAGAGAGAAGTGGCTCGAGAAAATGGTTCCACTATCACAGAGGGTTCTGTCAGCCTTCATTGCAGAAGAAGGAACTGAGAAGTTTAACTGCGATAATGAACAAGGAGATATGGTTTTTCAGTTTTCAAGCGATTTTTTTCCTTATGGAACTAATAGCAATGTTGAAAATGAACATGAGACAGATTTTATGAAATCTGAGTTTGAAATGGACCTTGATTTCAAGAATCAGAAAAACCACTCAGGAGATAACATTCCTTGCAATGGATTTGTGATGTCGAGCAGTATTAGGAGTTCAAATATTCGgaatttcacatctggtgatgaggTACTAGCAGAAAACAATGTCATGGTACATTCAGATAATGGGTCTCTTTCAGAGTTCGGGCAAACTAATTCGAATCAGCTACAAGCCATGGGTACAAGTTTTTCTGGTATTTCCCCATATGAGTGCCAGTTTGAGCATATGTCTTTGGATGATAGGATCTTGATGGAGCTGCACAGTATAGGCCTATATCCAGAGTCAGTG CCTGATCTGGCAGAGGGCGAGGACTGTGAGATCGATAAAACTATTTTGGAGCTTAAGATAGGGCTTTACCAGCAG gtgaggaaaaagaaaaatcagtTGCATAAATTAGAAAAAGCTATTCAAGATGCAAAAGATACTGAGGAAAG GAGTCTTGAGCAGCTTGCAATGCACAAACTTGTTGAGATGGCATACAAAAGGCTAATG GGTGGTCGTGGAAGTCATGGTTCAAGTCATAAGAGTGGTGTCAGCAAGGTCTCGAAACAACTCGCCTTGGCCTTTGCTAAGCGTACTCTTGCCAGATGTCAGAAATTTGAGCAAACAGGTCGAAGCTGCTTTAGTGAACCTGCTTTCTGTGATGTAATCTTTGCTGCACCACATAACAGCATTGATGCAAAATATGCTGATGGTATTACATCTGGAACTGCTACTCCTATAAATGGGGAATCACGTAGCTATCAGCTTGGATCTCGTGTATCAG CTTCTGGTACCTTGGCTTCAGGTGCAACATCAAGTATCACTGAGAGGCATGGGTCTAGTCATAAGATTGACAGAGGTCCATTGGATTCATATCAAGGCCTTGCTTATGTGTCCGAGCAAACTGTTGTTAAAAATGATCCAATTTCGGGCagagggaagaagagagaggTGCTACTTGATGATGTTGTTACAAGTGCTGCTTCAAGAGCTGCATCAACTCTCAGCCACACTCTTCCAGGTGGTCCAAAATGGAAAAggaccgagagggagagggatCAGAATAAAGATGCACCGGCAAGGAACCCTACTGCTAAAGCTGGCCGTCCGTCATTAAGCAGTGGCAGGGGTGAGCGTAAAACAAAGACAAAGCCGAAACAGAAGATAGCACAGTTATCAACTTCAGGAAATGGTCTTGGCAAAGTTACAGAGACAACCAGCTTAATGTTGCCTTCAGGTGAAACCGTGAACAGTGCAGGCACCAGAGTCGATCAAGAGGTTGAATTGCGGAGTGTAAGTAATGGGGCTCAGAATTCATCCAAGGAGATGGATGATAATATATTCACGAACTTACCATTACATGGAATAGACTCTATTGATGAATTAGATGTAGCTGAAGGCCTGGGTGGGCAAGGCCAGGATATTGGTTCTTGGTTGAATGTTGATGAAGATGCATTACAAGACCATGATTTAGTGGGCCTAGAAATTCCAATGGATGACCTTTCAGAGTTGAAATTAAACTTTTGA
- the LOC105033855 gene encoding uncharacterized protein isoform X3, producing the protein MAGSTRAESASSSLDGSTFAATYSSGQRGTYSGSNLDRSGSFRESLDNRIMVSGPGTSRSAAPSTEVPPVSQYLTLEPISMSEQKYTRSGELRRVLGISVEEHSFGAVQSKPLPPIASEELKRFKASVLESSNRARDRARFLQDSVVKLDKYRNILSRKRQRSEPSSEKSGTTNLLKLGGQVHQNPAEVASQRSEDRTKNVVPNKRVRSSMAESEGRSAVLVRQGTATDKDKNMIRACNGGPMTSEDKIRGLPPGCDVWEKKMKRRRSVGTMVNRVAEGDRDSKQAIQQRPNNEPRPRSCDNLGYRSGSSSGIVGSNKIDGNSQLSGASSRVIPKNDLDNGSLSNDRRERSAGLDKERIIAKGINKLNAREDAQPGSQSPLTKGKASRAPRTGSAVVINASSNFPRTSGEGWEQAPSLNKVQPLAGATNRKRPMPTGSSSPPVTQWGGQRPQKISRTRRANVVSPVSNFDEAQILPEGFSAPDVGARLITMESSGLLFPRGIHNSTLQSKLKPDNVPSPAGLSESEESGATETKLKEKGTESGELEDGPLSTVHKATFVLPTKKNKVFLKEAIGDGVRRQGRSGRGSMQSKACLTLMKEKSENIDTMKPLKSGRPGSDKNESRVGRPPSKKVSDRKASTRPAQIINSGSSDLTGESDDDREELLSAANAARNSSYNGCSSSFWKKMELIFAFVTSEDITYVKNEVNFVEELDESLSNMHDIDCNIMGELACQTVLSPHSSFSIEQSQANVDGQNKSVGTLCSVDEPQHANTAYGKVEREKWLEKMVPLSQRVLSAFIAEEGTEKFNCDNEQGDMVFQFSSDFFPYGTNSNVENEHETDFMKSEFEMDLDFKNQKNHSGDNIPCNGFVMSSSIRSSNIRNFTSGDEVLAENNVMVHSDNGSLSEFGQTNSNQLQAMGTSFSGISPYECQFEHMSLDDRILMELHSIGLYPESVPDLAEGEDCEIDKTILELKIGLYQQVRKKKNQLHKLEKAIQDAKDTEERSLEQLAMHKLVEMAYKRLMGGRGSHGSSHKSGVSKVSKQLALAFAKRTLARCQKFEQTGRSCFSEPAFCDVIFAAPHNSIDAKYADGITSGTATPINGESRSYQLGSRVSASGTLASGATSSITERHGSSHKIDRGPLDSYQGLAYVSEQTVVKNDPISGRGKKREVLLDDVVTSAASRAASTLSHTLPGGPKWKRTERERDQNKDAPARNPTAKAGRPSLSSGRGERKTKTKPKQKIAQLSTSGNGLGKVTETTSLMLPSGETVNSAGTRVDQEVELRSVSNGAQNSSKEMDDNIFTNLPLHGIDSIDELDVAEGLGGQGQDIGSWLNVDEDALQDHDLVGLEIPMDDLSELKLNF; encoded by the exons ATGGCGGGAAGCACAAGAGCAGAGTCGGCTTCAAGCAGTTTGGATGGATCGACCTTTGCTGCCACATATTCAAGTGGGCAGCGGGGAACGTACTCCGGCTCCAACTTGGATAGGTCTGGAAGCTTTCGTGAGAGCCTAGATAATCGCATCATGGTTTCAGGGCCAGGTACATCCAGAAGCGCAGCTCCATCAACGGAAGTTCCACCAGTGTCCCAGTATCTAACACTGGAGCCTATTTCTATGAGTGAGCAGAAGTATACTCGCTCAGGAGAGTTAAGAAGGGTTCTTGGTATTTCTGTTGAGGAGCATTCGTTTGGTGCTGTACAATCTAAACCGCTCCCCCCTATAGCATCGGAGGAGCTAAAACGTTTCAAAGCAAGCGTGCTAGAGTCATCAAACAGGGCCAG GGATAGGGCAAGATTCTTGCAAGATTCGGTTGTGAAATTGGATAAGTATCGCAACATTCTCTCAAGGAAACGACAAAGAAGTGAACCATCAAGTGAGAAGTCAGGTACCACAAATTTGTTAAAGTTGGGAGGTCAAGTTCATCAGAACCCTGCAGAAGTTGCAAGTCAAAGATCGGAGGACAGGACAAAAAATGTTGTTCCAAATAAGCGCGTTCGCTCATCTATGGCGGAA TCGGAAGGCCGCAGTGCTGTTCTTGTGAGGCAAGGTACAGCAACAGACAAGGATAAGAATATGATCAGGGCTTGCAATGGTGGACCCATGACCTCTGAAGACAAGATTCGTGGGCTCCCTCCTGGCTGCGATGTTTGGGAGAAAAAAATGAAACGAAGACGGTCTGTTGGTACAATGGTTAACAGAGTTGCAGAGGGTGATCGAGACTCCAAACAAGCAATTCAACAGAGGCCCAACAATGAACCCCGTCCACGATCATGTGATAACCTTGGATACCG GTCTGGATCATCCAGTGGAATTGTAGGAAGCAACAAGATTGATGGCAATTCCCAATTAAGTGGTGCTAGTTCTCGTGTCATACCGAAGAATGACTTGGATAATGGCTCTCTTTCAAATGATAGAAGAGAGCGCTCTGCTGGACTAGATAAAGAGCGGATTATAGCTAAAGGAATCAATAA GTTAAATGCTCGTGAGGATGCTCAACCAGGAAGCCAAAGTCCTTTGACGAAAGGAAAAGCATCTAGAGCTCCAAGGACAGGTTCAGCTGTTGTCATAAATGCTTCTTCAAATTTTCCTCGCACATCTGGTGAGGGATGGGAGCAAGCCCCTTCCCTAAACAAAGTCCAGCCTTTAGCTGGGGCGACCAATCGTAAGCGTCCCATGCCGACAGGATCATCATCACCCCCTGTAACTCAATGGGGAGGTCAACGGCCACAAAAAATCTCCCGGACGAGAAGGGCAAATGTAGTTTCTCCAGTCTCAAATTTTGATGAAGCTCAGATTTTGCCTGAAGGATTTTCAGCTCCCGATGTTGGGGCAAGATTAATAACTATGGAGTCCAGTGGGCTTTTATTTCCCAGGGGCATACATAATAGCACTCTGCAGTCAAAGTTGAAACCTGATAATGTGCCATCTCCAGCTGGATTATCAGAAAGTGAGGAATCAGGTGCTACTGAAACCAAGCTTAAAGAAAAAGGAACTGAGAGTGGCGAGTTGGAGGATGGGCCCCTGAGTACGGTCCATAAAGCAACTTTTGTTTTGCCTACAAAGAAGAATAAGGTTTTTCTAAAAGAAGCAATTGGAGATGGAGTTCGGAGGCAAGGCAGGAGTGGAAGAGGTTCAATGCAGTCAAAAGCATGCTTAACCTTAatgaaagaaaaatcagaaaatatcGACACAATGAAGCCTCTCAAAAGTGGGAGGCCTGGTTCTGATAAGAATGAAAG TAGGGTAGGTCGCCCTCCTTCCAAAAAGGTATCTGATCGCAAGGCTTCTACTCGTCCTGCACAAATTATAAATAGCGGTTCCTCAGACTTGACAG GTGAATCAGATGATGATCGTGAAGAGCTGTTATCAGCTGCAAATGCTGCTCGCAATTCTAGCT ATAACGGTTGTTCTAGTTCTTTCTGGAAGAAAATGGAACTAATTTTTGCTTTTGTTACTTCAGAAGATATAACCTATGTGAAGAATGAG GTAAATTTTGTGGAGGAGCTTGATGAAAGCTTGTCTAATATGCATGATATTGACTGTAACATAATG GGTGAGCTTGCATGCCAAACAGTGCTATCACCtcactcttctttttctattgaaCAAAGTCAGGCAAATGTTGATGGACAGAACAAATCTGTTGGGACTCTGTGTTCAGTTGATGAGCCACAGCATGCCAACACAGCATATGGAAAAGTAGAAAGAGAGAAGTGGCTCGAGAAAATGGTTCCACTATCACAGAGGGTTCTGTCAGCCTTCATTGCAGAAGAAGGAACTGAGAAGTTTAACTGCGATAATGAACAAGGAGATATGGTTTTTCAGTTTTCAAGCGATTTTTTTCCTTATGGAACTAATAGCAATGTTGAAAATGAACATGAGACAGATTTTATGAAATCTGAGTTTGAAATGGACCTTGATTTCAAGAATCAGAAAAACCACTCAGGAGATAACATTCCTTGCAATGGATTTGTGATGTCGAGCAGTATTAGGAGTTCAAATATTCGgaatttcacatctggtgatgaggTACTAGCAGAAAACAATGTCATGGTACATTCAGATAATGGGTCTCTTTCAGAGTTCGGGCAAACTAATTCGAATCAGCTACAAGCCATGGGTACAAGTTTTTCTGGTATTTCCCCATATGAGTGCCAGTTTGAGCATATGTCTTTGGATGATAGGATCTTGATGGAGCTGCACAGTATAGGCCTATATCCAGAGTCAGTG CCTGATCTGGCAGAGGGCGAGGACTGTGAGATCGATAAAACTATTTTGGAGCTTAAGATAGGGCTTTACCAGCAG gtgaggaaaaagaaaaatcagtTGCATAAATTAGAAAAAGCTATTCAAGATGCAAAAGATACTGAGGAAAG GAGTCTTGAGCAGCTTGCAATGCACAAACTTGTTGAGATGGCATACAAAAGGCTAATG GGTGGTCGTGGAAGTCATGGTTCAAGTCATAAGAGTGGTGTCAGCAAGGTCTCGAAACAACTCGCCTTGGCCTTTGCTAAGCGTACTCTTGCCAGATGTCAGAAATTTGAGCAAACAGGTCGAAGCTGCTTTAGTGAACCTGCTTTCTGTGATGTAATCTTTGCTGCACCACATAACAGCATTGATGCAAAATATGCTGATGGTATTACATCTGGAACTGCTACTCCTATAAATGGGGAATCACGTAGCTATCAGCTTGGATCTCGTGTATCAG CTTCTGGTACCTTGGCTTCAGGTGCAACATCAAGTATCACTGAGAGGCATGGGTCTAGTCATAAGATTGACAGAGGTCCATTGGATTCATATCAAGGCCTTGCTTATGTGTCCGAGCAAACTGTTGTTAAAAATGATCCAATTTCGGGCagagggaagaagagagaggTGCTACTTGATGATGTTGTTACAAGTGCTGCTTCAAGAGCTGCATCAACTCTCAGCCACACTCTTCCAGGTGGTCCAAAATGGAAAAggaccgagagggagagggatCAGAATAAAGATGCACCGGCAAGGAACCCTACTGCTAAAGCTGGCCGTCCGTCATTAAGCAGTGGCAGGGGTGAGCGTAAAACAAAGACAAAGCCGAAACAGAAGATAGCACAGTTATCAACTTCAGGAAATGGTCTTGGCAAAGTTACAGAGACAACCAGCTTAATGTTGCCTTCAGGTGAAACCGTGAACAGTGCAGGCACCAGAGTCGATCAAGAGGTTGAATTGCGGAGTGTAAGTAATGGGGCTCAGAATTCATCCAAGGAGATGGATGATAATATATTCACGAACTTACCATTACATGGAATAGACTCTATTGATGAATTAGATGTAGCTGAAGGCCTGGGTGGGCAAGGCCAGGATATTGGTTCTTGGTTGAATGTTGATGAAGATGCATTACAAGACCATGATTTAGTGGGCCTAGAAATTCCAATGGATGACCTTTCAGAGTTGAAATTAAACTTTTGA